One genomic region from Prunus persica cultivar Lovell chromosome G3, Prunus_persica_NCBIv2, whole genome shotgun sequence encodes:
- the LOC18783111 gene encoding ABC transporter G family member 29: MEGIEKAKGSSTEIYHSLSRRRSRSRSRGVSMEDVFLSTTPSRRNIRIDEDEEALIWAAIEKLPTYNRLRTSIIKSFVETDDDDAQGNKTNKVIHKEVDVLKLNITDRQTFIDTTFKVAEEDNERFLKMIRSRIDKVGIKLPTVEVRFEHLTVEANCHIGTRAIPTLPNVTRNIAESTLGLIGIKVAKRTNLTILKDASGIIKPSRMTLLLGPPSSGKTTLLLALAGKLDPSLKVSGEITYNGYRLNEFVPQKTSAYISQNDVHMGELTVKETLDFSARCQGVGTRYELLSELARREKEAGIFPEPEVDLFMKATSMGGVESSLITDYTLRMLGLDMCKDTLVGDQMKRGISGGQRKRVTTGEMIVGPTKTLFMDEISTGLDSSTTHQIVKCLQQIVHITEATILMSLLQPAPETFDLFDDIILLSEGKIIYQGPREHVLEFFESCGFRCPERKGTADFLQEVTSRKDQEQYWGDRSKPYQYISVTEFANRFKRFHVGMCLETELSIPFNKAQGHGAALVVKRYSLPRMELLKACFDKEWLLIKRNSFVYIFKQVQSIIAAFVVATLFLRTQMHTRNEDDGALYIGALLFSIIHNMFSGYAELTLVIERLPVFYKHRDLLFHPAWAFTLPSVLLRIPITLFESTVWVGITYYTIGFAPEASRFFQQLLLVFLLQQMATGMFWLIAGVCRTMIIANTGGSLILLFVFMLGGFIIPRGEIPKWWRWGYWVSPMTYCFNAITVKEMFAPRWMNKMASDNVTTLGVAVLEIFDVFPDKNWFWIGSAAVLGFAVLFNILYTLTLTYLNPLGKPQAIIYEEVAEEIEADQSKEEPRLRRPKSKKDSFSQSLTSSDGNNLREMEIQRMSSRSNANGLSRNADSTLEVPNGVAPKRGMVLPFTPLAMSFDSVNYFVDMPPEMKEEGVKEDRLQLLCEVTGAFRPGVLTALMGVSGAGKTTLMDVLAGRKTGGYIEGDIRISGFPKKQETFARISGYCEQNDIHSPQVTVKESLIYSAFLRLPKEVTKEEKMTFLEEVMELVELDNLKDALVGIPGITGLSTEQRKRLTIAVELVANPSIIFMDEPTSGLDARAAAIVMRAVRNTVDTGRTVVCTIHQPSIDIFEAFDELLLMKRGGQVIYSGPLGRNSHKIIKYFEAVPGVPKIKERYNPATWMLEVSSVATEFRLGIDFAQHFKSSSLHQRNKALIKELSTPPPGAKDLYFRTQYSQSTWEQFKSCLWKQWWTYWRSPDYNLVRFFFTLVAALLLGSMFWKIGTKRESIADLTMIIGAMTSAVLFIGVNNCSTVQPMVAIERTVFYRERAAGMYSVLPYALAQVIVEIPYVFVQTAYYVLIVYAMVSFQWTAAKFFWFFFVSFFTFLYFTYYGMMTVSITPNHQVAAMVASTFYSFFNLFSGFFIPRPKIPKWWIWYYWICPVSWTVYGLIVSQYGDMEDTIKAPGISPDPSVKWYVENHFGYDPNFMGSVAAVLVGFTVFFAFMFAFSIRALNFQIR; encoded by the exons atggaaggaataGAGAAAGCCAAAGGGTCTTCAACAGAAATCTACCATAGCttgagcagaagaagaagcagaagcagaagcaggGGGGTGAGCATGGAGGATGTGTTTTTAAGCACCACGCCCTCTCGACGAAACATTCGAATagatgaagacgaagaagCTCTGATATGGGCAGCCATTGAGAAATTGCCAACATATAATCGGTTAAGAACAAGCATCATCAAGTCCTTCGTCGAAAccgatgatgatgatgctcaAGGAAATAAGACCAACAAAGTCATACATAAGGAAGTGGACGTTCTGAAGCTCAACATAACCGACCGTCAAACATTTATTGATACCACTTTTAAGGTTGCAGAAGAAGATAATGAGAGGTTCTTGAAAATGATCAGAAGTAGAATTGATAA GGTTGGGATCAAACTTCCCACAGTGGAAGTTAGGTTTGAGCATTTGACAGTGGAAGCCAATTGCCATATTGGCACCAGAGCTATTCCCACCCTCCCAAATGTGACTCGGAACATCGCAGAATCAACTCTTGGTTTAATAGGGATCAAAGTGGCTAAGAGAACAAATCTAACAATTCTCAAGGATGCCTCTGGCATTATAAAACCATCAAG GATGACCCTTCTATTAGGCCCCCCGTCTTCAGGGAAAACAACCCTTTTGCTGGCATTAGCTGGGAAGTTGGACCCAAGCTTGAAG GTTAGTGGAGAAATCACTTACAATGGATATAGGCTGAATGAATTTGTGCCACAGAAGACATCTGCATATATTAGCCAAAATGATGTTCATATGGGAGAATTGACAGTCAAAGAAACCCTAGACTTTTCGGCAAGGTGCCAAGGGGTTGGGACGCGATATG AACTTCTTTCTGAGCTTGCTAGAAGAGAAAAGGAGGCTGGAATATTTCCAGAGCCAGAAGTAGACCTTTTCATGAAg gctACTTCAATGGGAGGAGTTGAGAGCAGTCTCATTACTGACTATACTCTCAGA ATGTTGGGGCTTGATATGTGCAAGGATACCCTTGTAGGAGATCAGATGAAGAGAGGGATATCTGGTGGGCAAAGAAAACGAGTTACCACAG GTGAGATGATTGTCGGGCCTACAAAAACATTGTTCATGGATGAGATATCAACGGGTCTTGATAGCTCCACGACACATCAAATAGTTAAGTGCTTGCAGCAAATCGTACACATTACCGAGGCCACAATCTTGATGTCCCTACTCCAACCTGCTCCTGAGACGTTTGATCTCTTTGATGATATCATCCTCTTATCAGAGGGCAAGATCATCTACCAGGGGCCACGTGAGCACGTATTGGAGTTCTTTGAGAGCTGTGGATTTCGATGCCCCGAGAGAAAAGGAACTGCTGATTTCCTGCAAGAG GTTACCTCAAGGAAAGACCAAGAGCAATATTGGGGGGACAGAAGCAAGCCATACCAATACATATCCGTCACTGAATTCGCAAACCGATTCAAGCGATTCCATGTCGGCATGTGTCTCGAGACTGAGCTCTCAATCCCTTTCAATAAGGCCCAAGGCCATGGAGCAGCCCTTGTGGTCAAAAGATATTCATTACCAAGAATGGAACTTCTGAAGGCCTGTTTTGACAAGGAATGGCTACTTATAAAGAGGAACTCTTTTGTTTACATTTTCAAGCAGGTCCAAAGTATTATAGCAGCATTTGTAGTCGCGACCCTATTCTTGAGGACGCAAATGCACACTAGAAATGAAGATGATGGTGCACTATATATTGGTGCACTTTTGTTTTCCATAATCCATAACATGTTCAGTGGTTATGCTGAGCTCACATTGGTCATTGAAAGACTCCCTGTATTTTACAAGCATAGAGACCTTCTTTTCCACCCTGCTTGGGCTTTCACTCTCCCATCTGTCCTACTCCGGATTCCTATAACCCTTTTTGAATCCACTGTTTGGGTGGGCATTACATATTACACCATCGGATTTGCACCTGAAGCCAGCAG GTTTTTCCAGCAACTATTGCTGGTATTTCTGCTGCAACAAATGGCTACAGGGATGTTTTGGCTTATTGCTGGAGTCTGCAGGACCATGATCATCGCCAACACCGGCGGGTCTCTCATTCTGCtctttgttttcatgcttggggGTTTCATAATTCCTCGAG GTGAAATTCCGAAGTGGTGGCGGTGGGGCTACTGGGTTTCACCTATGACATATTGTTTCAATGCTATTACTGTAAAAGAAATGTTTGCTCCGAGGTGGATGAACAAAATG GCTTCAGATAATGTTACCACATTGGGTGTAGCAGTGCTTGAGATATTTGATGTTTTCCCAGACAAAAACTGGTTTTGGATTGGCTCTGCAGCTGTTCTGGGGTTTGCAGTTCTGTTCAACATCCTTTACACACTCACACTTACGTACCTAAATC cTCTTGGAAAGCCACAAGCCATAATATATGAAGAAGTAGCAGAGGAAATAGAAGCAGACCAATCAAAGGAAGAACCAAGACTTAGAAGACCCAAATCAAAGAAAGATTCATTTTCTCAATCATTAACTTCTTCTGATGGAAACAATTTAa GAGAAATGGAAATCCAGCGGATGAGCAGTCGATCTAATGCCAATGGACTAAGTAGAAATGCTGATTCAACTCTTGAAGTACCCAATGGTGTTGCCCCCAAGAGAGGAATGGTTCTTCCTTTCACTCCCCTTGCAATGTCCTTTGATAGTGTAAATTACTTTGTGGACATGCCCCCG GAAATGAAGGAAGAAGGAGTAAAAGAGGACAGGCTTCAGCTACTTTGTGAAGTAACTGGTGCATTTAGGCCCGGGGTCTTGACAGCTCTAATGGGAGTCAGCGGGGCTGGGAAGACAACTTTGATGGATGTCTTAGCAGGAAGAAAGACAGGTGGCTACATTGAAGGCGATATTAGAATTTCTGGCTTTCCtaagaaacaagaaactttTGCAAGAATTTCTGGTTACTGTGAACAAAATGATATCCATTCACCGCAAGTCACTGTCAAAGAATCTTTGATTTACTCAGCTTTCCTTAGGCTACCTAAAGAAGTcaccaaagaggaaaagatG ACTTTTTTAGAAGAAGTGATGGAATTGGTCGAGCTAGACAATCTAAAGGATGCTTTAGTGGGGATTCCAGGAATTACAGGGTTGTCAACTGAACAAAGAAAGAGGTTAACAATTGCAGTTGAGCTTGTTGCCAATCCCTCAATCATTTTCATGGATGAACCAACATCAGGTCTTGATGCAAGGGCAGCTGCCATTGTTATGAGGGCTGTTAGAAATACCGTGGACACCGGGAGAACAGTTGTCTGCACAATTCATCAGCCTAGCATAGATATCTTCGAGGCCTTTGATGAGCTGCTACTCATGAAGAGAGGAGGACAAGTGATCTACTCAGGACCATTGGGCCGCAATTCTCACAAGATCATCAAATATTTTGAG GCAGTTCCTGGAGTGCCAAAAATTAAAGAGAGGTATAATCCAGCCACATGGATGCTAGAGGTGAGCTCAGTAGCGACTGAATTCCGACTTGGAATTGACTTTGCACAACACTTCAAATCATCTTCCTTGCATCA GAGAAACAAAGCTTTAATAAAGGAGTTAAGCACACCACCACCAGGAGCAAAAGACCTCTATTTTCGTACTCAATATTCTCAGTCAACATGGGAGCAATTCAAATCTTGCCTGTGGAAGCAGTGGTGGACTTATTGGAGAAGTCCTGATTACAACCTTGTTAGGTTCTTTTTTACCTTGGTCGCTGCCCTCCTGCTTGGATCTATGTTCTGGAAGATTGGCACTAAAAG GGAAAGCATAGCTGATCTCACCATGATTATCGGGGCAATGACTTCTGCTGTGCTTTTTATTGGAGTTAATAACTGCTCAACAGTGCAGCCAATGGTCGCAATTGAAAGAACGGTGTTCTATCGAGAAAGAGCCGCTGGGATGTACTCTGTATTACCTTACGCACTGGCACAG GTCATTGTTGAAATACCGTATGTGTTTGTTCAAACCGCATATTATGTGCTGATAGTGTATGCTATGGTGAGCTTTCAATGGACAGCAGCAAAATTCTTCTGGTTCTTCTTTGTCAGCTTCTTCACATTCCTTTACTTCACATACTACGGAATGATGACCGTCTCCATCACACCAAACCACCAAGTAGCAGCCATGGTGGCATCAACTTTTTACTCATTCTTCAACCTCTTCTCGGGTTTCTTCATACCGAGACCC AAAATACCCAAATGGTGGATTTGGTACTACTGGATATGCCCGGTTTCATGGACTGTGTATGGGTTGATTGTGTCGCAGTATGGTGATATGGAGGACACCATTAAAGCACCTGGGATTTCACCTGACCCCTCTGTGAAATGGTATGTAGAAAACCATTTTGGATATGATCCAAATTTCATGGGATCTGTGGCAGCGGTTCTTGTTGGCTTCACAGTTTTCTTTGCCTTCATGTTTGCTTTCTCCATAAGGGCCCTCAACTTCCAAATTAGATAG
- the LOC18784317 gene encoding probable polygalacturonase At2g43860: MAYIRSINQTTFNVLDYGAVGDGQTDDSKISGVGVSDVKYIDFQATSASEEAIKFDCSKILGCVNIVMNQINIALQVAGKEIHASCNNVNGTSSATIPVVPHQCA; the protein is encoded by the exons atgGCTTATATTCGTTCCATTAACCAAACAACTTTTAATGTGCTTGACTATGGTGCTGTTGGAGATGGCCAAACTGATGATTCTAAA ATTTCGGGTGTAGGTGTGAGTGATGTGAAATACATTGATTTTCAAGCGACTTCAGCAAGTGAAGAAGCCATTAAATTTGATTGCTCCAAGATTCTAGGTTGTGTCAACATTGTGATGAACCAAATTAATATCGCTTTGCAAGTTGCTGGAAAGGAGATTCATGCCTCTTGCAACAATGTAAATGGAACTTCCAGTGCAACTATTCCTGTTGTCCCTCATCAGTGTGCATAA
- the LOC18784192 gene encoding uncharacterized protein LOC18784192, with product MTRRCSHCSNNGHNSRTCPTRVGSSSSSSAGGGGCGGLKLFGVRLTDGSIIKKSASMGNLSSAAHYHSSSPNPDSPSSDPLHDPVHVPEGYLSDDPAHASSSANRRGDRKKGTPWTEEEHRMFLIGLQKLGKGDWRGIARNYVTTRTPTQVASHAQKYFIRQSNATRRKRRSSLFDMVPDMAMDPPPVPEEQVFLPSCPEEESEAASSLPSLNLSLSSECKPMETTHEEKVKEPDHEPVMGSNGFPPMIPGFFPAYLPYPFPVWPPSAGPMRELKGGEASHQQVLRPIPILRKEPVNVDALVGMSQLSLGDTQRGHKEPSPLSLKLLGEPSRQSAFHPNAPAGEPDLSKGKSSAIQAV from the exons ATGACTCGGCGGTGCTCGCACTGCAGCAACAACGGGCACAACTCGCGCACGTGCCCGACACGTGTCGggtcctcctcctcatcctccGCCGGTGGTGGCGGCTGCGGAGGCCTGAAGCTGTTCGGTGTGAGGCTCACCGATGGCTCGATCATCAAGAAGAGCGCTAGTATGGGGAATTTATCTAGTGCGGCGCACTACCACTCCTCATCGCCCAACCCGGACTCCCCAAGCTCGGACCCGCTCCACGACCCGGTTCACGTCCCCGAAGGTTACTTATCCGACGACCCGGCCCATGCCTCCTCCTCCGCCAATCGCCGCGGAGATCGTAAAAAag GGACCCCATGGACAGAGGAGGAGCATCGAATGTTCTTAATTGGTCTCCAGAAATTGGGGAAGGGAGACTGGCGTGGAATAGCACGAAATTATGTAACAACTAGGACTCCTACCCAGGTGGCAAGCCATGCCCAGAAGTATTTTATTCGACAGAGTAATGCTACCCGAAGAAAGAGGCGCTCCAGCCTATTCGACATGGTTCCTGATATG GCCATGGATCCACCTCCCGTGCCAGAAGAACAAGTTTTTCTGCCTTCTTGTCCGGAAGAAGAATCTGAAGCTGCAAGTTCACTACCTTCATTAAATCTTTCCCTCAGCTCAGAATGCAAACCGATGGAAACCACACatgaagaaaaagtaaaagaaccTGATCATGAGCCTGTAATGGGATCGAACGGTTTCCCACCAATGATTCCTGGTTTCTTCCCAGCTTATTTGCCATACCCTTTTCCAGTATGGCCACCAAGTGCAGGGCCCATGAGAGAATTAAAGGGTGGGGAGGCCTCTCATCAGCAGGTTTTAAGGCCGATTCCGATCCTTCGCAAGGAGCCTGTCAATGTTGATGCACTGGTGGGCATGTCTCAGCTCAGTCTAGGAGACACACAGAGAGGCCACAAGGAGCCTTCACCTCTCTCCTTAAAACTACTAGGAGAGCCCTCGAGGCAGTCGGCATTTCACCCAAATGCTCCAGCC
- the LOC18783627 gene encoding uncharacterized protein LOC18783627, whose product MDIHDLPELVLVEILCRVPCGKFIFQCKCVCKRWLTLISAPYFIDRFLRLQSHRKTPTVRTLISRNAEELFNRVSLSEVLTPMLKRLESFDHLETEPVVVGAYNDLILCCDSLFDQHNYYICNPYTMQWVALPPTPTRCYDIVRVGLICDSPYYEEDDPNGHVIQLNAKFRCKVVRILPPDRQFVFDHDEYCFNFNVEIFSFETGKWSELVVSSPRGISYDYLDAMAFSYNGVLYWSGHDYGYFLVLGFDPFNDNSSTSTSSGCSNGGDIIDHKCRFVVFAMPVADHFVVECLGVCGGLLRMCDFDSDTKTLFVWDLKRQDHDYMVKGAGELCLSKHNVYSFDQDMYPDDARVVERLSFDPNNEDIFYLYVDADVIMCNIRTRKWSKIVEKRKLNNFYFFPFTLPWWPTPVPSLPQHAHQLAHGGETSS is encoded by the coding sequence ATGGATATTCATGATCTCCCTGAGCTTGTGTTGGTTGAAATACTTTGTCGAGTTCCTTGTGgtaaattcatttttcaatgCAAGTGTGTGTGCAAGCGTTGGCTCACTCTCATCTCTGCTCCTTATTTTATTGACCGCTTTTTGCGTCTCCAAAGTCATAGGAAAACACCTACTGTACGCACTTTGATAAGCCGCAATGCAGAGGAATTATTTAACAGAGTTTCTTTGTCCGAAGTGTTGACTCCTATGTTGAAAAGACTCGAGAGTTTCGACCATTTGGAAACAGAGCCAGTTGTGGTAGGGGCTTACAATGACTTGATTTTATGCTGTGATAGCTTGTTTGATCAACACAATTACTACATATGCAATCCATACACCATGCAATGGGTTGCTCTTCCTCCCACCCCTACTCGATGCTATGACATTGTACGAGTGGGATTGATCTGTGATAGTCCCTACTATGAGGAAGACGATCCAAATGGACATGTCATCCAGCTTAATGCCAAGTTTAGGTGCAAGGTTGTGAGAATTCTTCCTCCTGATCGTCAATTTGTATTTGATCATGATGAGTACTGCTTCAATTTTAATGTGGAGATCTTCTCTTTTGAGACTGGCAAATGGAGCGAGTTAGTTGTATCATCCCCACGAGGAATTTCTTATGATTATCTCGATGCTATGGCCTTTTCTTACAATGGAGTGTTGTATTGGTCGGGTCATGATTATGGCTATTTTCTGGTTCTTGGGTTTGATCCGTTCAATGACAATAGCAGTACTAGCACTAGTAGTGGTTGTAGCAATGGTGGTGATATTATTGATCATAAATGTCGTTTCGTGGTATTTGCTATGCCTGTAGCTGACCATTTTGTAGTTGAGTGCCTAGGTGTGTGTGGAGGGTTGTTGCGGATGTGTGACTTTGACTCAGATACAAAAACTCTCTTTGTTTGGGATTTGAAACGACAAGATCATGATTATATGGTCAAGGGAGCTGGCGAACTGTGTTTGAGTAAACACAATGTTTATTCCTTCGACCAAGATATGTATCCGGATGATGCACGAGTCGTTGAGAGGCTATCTTTCGACCCAAATAATGAGGATATTTTTTATCTATATGTGGATGCAGATGTTATAATGTGCAACATTCGTACAAGAAAGTGGTCAAAGATAGTTGAAAAGAGGAAActcaataatttttatttcttcccGTTCACACTCCCATGGTGGCCAACACCAGTTCCTAGCCTACCACAACATGCCCACCAGCTAGCCCATGGTGGAGAAACTAGCAGCTAG
- the LOC18782274 gene encoding NADP-dependent malic enzyme, whose translation MMSLNRSCFLGNPAIAGSSSPFSHSQKRRSASLKVVALVPKARTGDRNGSVVMESTLQEVKDESSVVELKSTVHGGVQDVYGEDTATEDQFVTPWSVSVASGYTLIRDPHHNKGLAFTEKERDAHYLRGLLPPVVISQELQVKKMINCIRQYLVPLQKYIAMMDLQGRNEKLFYKLLIDHVEELLPVVYTPTVGEACQKYGSIFTHPHGLFISLKDKGKILEVLRNWPEKNIQVIVVTDGERILGLGDLGCHGMGIPVGKLALYTALGGVRPSACLPVTIDVGTNNQKLLDDEFYIGLRQKRATGQEYAELLQEFMTAVKQNYGEKILVQFEDFANHNAFDLLSKYGTTHLVFNDDIQGTASVVLAGLVAALKLVGGSLADHRFLFLGAGEAGTGIAELIALEVSKQTNIPVEETRKNIWLVDSKGLIVSSRKESLQHFKKPWAHEHEPVKELVDAVNAIKPTVLIGTSGAGRTFTKEVVESMASLNERPIILALSNPTSQSECTAEEAYTWTQGRAIYCSGSPFPPVEYEGKVYTPGQANNAYIFPGFGLGLIMSGTIRVHDDMLLAASEALASQVSQEDYDKGLIYPPFTNIRKISAHIAAKVAAKSYELGLATRLPEPKDLEKYAESCMYSPSYRSFR comes from the exons ATGATGTCGTTGAATAGAAGCTGTTTTCTG GGCAACCCGGCAATCGCTGGGTCTTCTAGCCCGTTCTCTCATAGCCAGAAGAGGCGCTCAGCTTCGCTGAAAGTGGTGGCTTTGGTCCCAAAAGCCCGGACTGGTGACCGAAACGGCAGCGTAGTGATGGAGAGCACATTGCAGGAAGTGAAGGACGAATCCTCGGTTGTTGAGCTGAAATCCACCGTCCATGGTGGGGTCCAAGACGTGTATGGTGAGGATACTGCCACCGAGGATCAATTTGTCACACCCTGGAGTGTGTCTGTTGCTAG TGGATATACGTTGATACGGGATCCACACCACAACAAAGGTCTTGCcttcacagagaaagagagggatgCTCATTACTTGCGTGGTCTTCTTCCCCCTGTTGTTATTTCTCAAGAACTTCAG GTGAAGAAAATGATAAATTGTATCCGCCAGTATCTAGTTCCTCTGCAGAAGTATATAGCCATGATGGATCTTCAG GGGAGAAATGAAAAGCTATTCTACAAGCTTCTTATTGACCATGTCGAGGAATTACTCCCAGTTGTATATACTCCTACTGTCGGTGAAGCTTGCCAGAAATATGGAAGCATATTTACGCATCCACACGGTCTTTTCATAAGTTTGAAAGACAA GGGCAAGATTCTTGAAGTGTTGAGGAACTGGCCTGAGAAGAATATTCAAGTCATTGTTGTCACTGATGGAGAGAGGATCCTTGGGCTGGGGGATCTTGGCTGTCAT GGGATGGGTATACCTGTGGGTAAACTTGCTCTATATACGGCACTTGGAGGAGTTCGTCCTTCTGCT TGCTTGCCTGTAACCATTGATGTTGGTACAAACAATCAGAAGCTATTGGACGATGAGTTCTACATTGGACTCAGGCAAAAGAGGGCTACTGGACAG GAATATGCAGAACTTCTACAGGAATTCATGACTGCAGTCAAGCAGAATTATGGGGAGAAAATTCTCGTTCAG TTTGAAGACTTTGCGAACCACAATGCTTTTGATCTGCTGTCAAAGTATGGTACAACTCATCTTGTTTTTAATGATGACATTCAG GGGACAGCATCTGTGGTTCTTGCAGGACTTGTTGCAGCTTTGAAGTTAGTTGGGGGATCATTAGCTGACCACAGATTTTTATTCCTTGGTGCTGGAGAG GCGGGCACTGGCATAGCAGAACTGATAGCCCTTGAAGTTTCCAAACAG ACAAATATCCCAGTGGAAGAAACCCGGAAGAACATTTGGCTTGTGGACTCAAAG GGATTGATTGTCAGTTCTAGGAAGGAATCACTCCAACATTTTAAAAAGCCGTGGGCTCATGAACATGAACCAGTCAAGGAACTTGTAGATGCTGTTAAT GCAATCAAACCTACAGTGTTAATTGGAACGTCAGGAGCAGGAAGAACATTCACCAAAGAAGTGGTTGAGTCTATGGCCTCCCTCAATGAG AGACCTATTATCCTTGCTCTTTCCAACCCAACATCACAATCTGAATGTACTGCGGAAGAAGCATACACATGGACTCAG GGTCGTGCTATTTATTGTAGTGGAAGCCCATTCCCGCCTGTTGAATATGAGGGGAAGGTTTACACTCCTGGCCAG GCAAACAATGCATACATCTTCCCTGGATTTGGTCTGGGTTTAATCATGTCTGGTACCATCCGTGTTCACGACGACATGCTTCTGGCAGCCT CGGAAGCTTTGGCTTCACAGGTATCCCAGGAAGACTATGACAAGGGACTCATATACCCTCCATTTACAAACATTAGAAAGATTTCGGCACATATTGCTGCTAAAGTAGCTGCTAAATCATATGAACTGG GTTTGGCTACTCGCCTCCCTGAACCGAAGGATCTGGAGAAGTATGCTGAAAGCTGTATGTACAGCCCTTCCTATCGAAGTTTCCGGTGA